Proteins from one Archocentrus centrarchus isolate MPI-CPG fArcCen1 chromosome 8, fArcCen1, whole genome shotgun sequence genomic window:
- the gfap gene encoding glial fibrillary acidic protein, whose amino-acid sequence MESQRVQSSYRKRFGPQGSSSSGVRIGGLSSSRLSWHGTPRNLTQSSPISRISLGSSNTALLLGSPVDRLDFSADSLLKAQYKETRTNEKMEMMGLNDRFASYIEKVRLLEQQNKVLVAELNQLKGKEPSRLGDIYQEELRELRRQVDGLTTGKARLEIERDNLAADLTTLKQRLQDEIGLRQDAENNLNAFRQDVDEASLNRVQLERKIDALQDEIHFLKKIHEEELRELQEQTLAQQVHVDLDVSKPDLTAALRDIRVQYENMASSNMQETEEWYRSKFADLTDAANRNAEALRQAKQEANEYRRQIQVVTCDLEALRGTNESLERQLREMEERSGMETAGYQDTVNRLEEEIQALKEEMARHLQEYQDLLNVKLALDIEIATYRKLLEGEESRITIPVQSFSNIQFRETNLDTKTPEAHVKRSILVRTVETRDGEIIKESTTEHKDLP is encoded by the exons ATGGAGAGTCAGAGAGTCCAGTCCTCATACAGGAAGCGTTTTGGGCCCCAGGGCTCAAGCAGCTCTGGAGTCAGAATCGGTGGCCTTTCTTCCAGCCGCCTCTCCTGGCATGGCACCCCTCGTAATCTCACCCAATCCAGCCCCATATCGCGGATCTCCCTGGGTTCAAGCAATACAGCCCTGCTGCTGGGGAGCCCTGTGGACCGGCTGGACTTCTCAGCTGACTCTCTGTTGAAGGCCCAGTACAAGGAAACACGAACTAATGAGAAGATGGAGATGATGGGCCTGAATGATCGCTTTGCCAGTTACATAGAGAAGGTGCGCCTACTGGAGCAGCAGAATAAGGTGCTGGTGGCAGAGCTGAACCAGCTGAAGGGGAAAGAGCCAAGTCGACTGGGAGACATCTACCAGGAGGAGCTTAGGGAACTACGACGACAAGTGGACGGTCTCACCACTGGCAAGGCTCGACTGGAAATCGAGAGGGACAACCTGGCTGCAGATCTGACCACACTTAAGCAGAG ACTGCAAGATGAGATTGGCCTGCGACAGGATGCAGAAAATAATCTAAATGCCTTCAGACAG GATGTGGATGAGGCATCTTTAAATCGTGTCCAGCTAGAGAGGAAGATCGATGCCCTGCAGGATGAGATACATTTCTTGAAGAAAATTCATGAGGAG GAACTGCGTGAGTTACAGGAGCAGACCCTGGCCCAGCAGGTCCACGTTGATCTAGATGTGTCTAAACCAGATCTGACTGCTGCTCTGAGAGACATCAGGGTCCAGTATGAAAACATGGCCAGTTCAAATATGCAGGAGACTGAGGAATGGTACCGATCCAAG TTTGCTGACCTGACAGATGCAGCCAATAGAAATGCAGAGGCCTTGCGCCAGGCCAAGCAGGAGGCCAATGAATATCGCCGTCAGATCCAAGTGGTGACCTGTGACCTGGAGGCTCTTCGTGGTACA AATGAGTCTCTGGAACGCCAGCTCCGGGAAATGGAGGAGCGCTCTGGCATGGAAACAGCCGGCTACCAGGATACAGTGAATCGTCTGGAAGAAGAGATCCAGGCACTGAAAGAGGAGATGGCAAGGCACCTGCAGGAGTACCAGGACCTCCTCAATGTCAAACTGGCTCTGGATATTGAGATTGCCACATACAGAAAGCTCttggagggagaggagagcag GATCACTATTCCAGTTCAGAGCTTTTCCAACATTCAGTTTAGAG AAACTAATTTGGACACTAAAACTCCAGAGGCCCATGTGAAGAGAAGCATCCTGGTTCGAACTGTGGAGACCAGAGATGGGGAG atCATTAAGGAATCAACCACTGAACACAAAGATCTTCCTTAA